The following coding sequences lie in one Cucurbita pepo subsp. pepo cultivar mu-cu-16 chromosome LG13, ASM280686v2, whole genome shotgun sequence genomic window:
- the LOC111809348 gene encoding plant UBX domain-containing protein 2-like: MGDVKDKFKGFMKRFNNPLSSSSSASFKGQGRVLGSSSSGSTTSLPTRPSQNPISKPKPVNPSSDSPLNSKPPVANSIASAQNRSEQSNKSNPDRNPADGFDPFDSFITSGKRSGNGYSLNVFECPICGQNYGSEEEVSVHVDSCVIDSASKGPADLSTNDAESLSELESCVGTFLSGNPSQSSLDIVLKLLRNIVREPDNSKFRKIRLSNPKIKEAIGEAVGGVDLLEFVGFKLREEDGEMWATMEVPTAEEINILGKVVDSIDRPKLDEQQQKPSTATMATTQADELVEPKKVDRQIRVFFAVPENIAANIELPDSFYNLSVEEVKREAIMRKQKIAESQLLVPKSYKEKQAKAARRKYTRTVIRIQFPDGVVLQGVFSPREPTSALYEFVSTALKEPSLEFELIHPVGVKRRTIAHFPTGERGKTLDDEELVPSALVKFRPMETDSVVFTGLRNELLEIIEPLVSGSAVAPPPQL, encoded by the exons ATGGGGGACGTGAAGGACAAGTTCAAGGGTTTCATGAAAAGGTTCAATAATCccttgtcttcttcttcttctgccaGTTTCAAGGGCCAGGGAAGAGTTTTGGGGTCGTCTTCTTCGGGGTCAACTACTTCCTTGCCTACCCGCCCATCGCAAAATCCCATTTCAAAGCCGAAGCCGGTTAATCCATCTTCGGATTCCCCGCTAAATTCTAAGCCCCCGGTTGCAAATTCAATTGCCAGTGCCCAAAACAGGTCAGAGCAATCGAATAAATCCAACCCAGATCGTAATCCGGCCGACGGATTTGATCCGTTTGACTCGTTTATAACATCTGGGAAAAGATCTGGAAATGGGTATTCCTTAAATGTGTTTGAATGTCCGATTTGTGGCCAAAATTACGGGTCTGAAGAAGAGGTTTCGGTGCACGTAGACAGCTGTGTCATCGACAGTGCATCCAAAGGACCAGCAGATCTGTCCACGAACGATGCAGAATCTCTGAGTGAACTGGAGTCTTGCGTTGGCACTTTCTTATCAGGGAATCCGTCACAAAGTTCATTGGATATCGTTCTGAAGCTTTTGAGGAATATAGTTCGGGAACCAGACAATTCAAAGTTTAGGAAGATTCGTCTGAGTAATCCCAAAATTAAGGAGGCAATTGGTGAGGCTGTGGGAGGAGTGGACTTGTTGGAGTTTGTGGGTTTTAAATTGCGAGAGGAAGATGGTGAAATGTGGGCAACCATGGAGGTTCCAACAGCGGAAGAAATTAACATATTAGGTAAGGTAGTGGATTCAATTGACCGCCCAAAGCTTGATGAACAACAGCAGAAACCCAGCACTGCTACTATGGCTACAACTCAGGCTGATGAACTGGTGGAACCAAAGAAAGTAGACAGACAG ATTCGGGTATTCTTTGCTGTCCCTGAAAATATTGCAGCCAACATCGAGCTACCGGACTCGTTTTACAATCTCTCTGTTGAAGAGGTTAAAAGAGAAGCTATAATGAGGAAACAAAAGATTGCTGAATCTCAGCTTTTGGTTCCCAAATCATACAAGGAAAAACAGGCAAAAGCTGCTAGGAGGAAGTATACACGAACAGTTATCAGAATTCAATTTCCGGATGGTGTGGTACTTCAAGGTGTTTTTTCTCCTCGGGAGCCAACAAGTGCTCTATATGAG TTTGTGAGCACAGCACTGAAGGAACCCAGTTTGGAATTTGAGTTGATACATCCTGTCGGTGTTAAACGGCGTACGATCGCTCATTTTCCCACGGGAGAGAGAGGTAAAACGCTAGATGATGAGGAGTTGGTCCCTTCAGCTTTGGTCAAGTTTAGACCAATGGAAACAGATTCAGTTGTCTTCACAGGTTTGCGTAATGAACTCCTTGAGATCATTGAACCACTCGTAAGCGGCTCAGCTGTGGCTCCTCCTCCACAACTTTAA